A genomic window from Lycium barbarum isolate Lr01 chromosome 4, ASM1917538v2, whole genome shotgun sequence includes:
- the LOC132635868 gene encoding 17.8 kDa class I heat shock protein-like, protein MSLIPSFFGGRRSNIFDPFSLDVWDPLEGFQISNIPSTARETSAFANARIDWKETPQAHVFKVDVPGIKKEEVKVEVEEGRVLQISGERNKEQEEKNDQWHRMERSSGKFLRRFRLPENAKMGEIKAAMENGVLTVTVPKEEVKKPEVKAIDISG, encoded by the coding sequence ATGTCTCTGATTCCAAGTTTTTTTGGTGGTCGCAGGAGTAACATTTTCGATCCATTTTCACTCGATGTATGGGATCCATTGGAAGGCTTCCAAATCTCTAATATCCCATCCACTGCACGTGAAACCTCAGCTTTTGCAAATGCAAGAATCGATTGGAAAGAGACCCCACAAGCCCATGTTTTCAAAGTGGACGTTCCAGGGATCAAGAAAGAGGAAGTGAAAGTCGAAGTTGAAGAAGGAAGAGTTTTGCAGATTAGCGGTGAGAGGAACAAAGAGCAAGAGGAAAAGAACGATCAATGGCACCGTATGGAGAGGAGCAGTGGTAAGTTTTTAAGGAGATTTAGGTTGCCTGAGAATGCTAAAATGGGGGAAATTAAGGCTGCGATGGAGAATGGAGTGTTAACTGTGACTGTTCCGAAAGAAGAAGTGAAGAAACCTGAGGTGAAGGCTATTGATATTTCTGGTTAA